In one window of Bombus fervidus isolate BK054 chromosome 4, iyBomFerv1, whole genome shotgun sequence DNA:
- the Napi-iii gene encoding na[+]-dependent inorganic phosphate cotransporter type III — MSIPYDENLIWIVVVGFIVAFILAFGIGANDVANSFGTSVGAGVLTIFQACILATIFEIAGAVLIGYKVSDTMRKGILNVTLYEGHEKELMVGALSSLAGSGIWLILATALRLPISGTHSIVGATVGFSLVCKGTAGVKWVALANIAASWFASPVLSGIVSGAIFWVLRKSVLQSSKPLEQGLYILPLAYGLTIAINVISVAHDGPKLLMLDRVPWWGSVLAALGCGLFSAAIVYLFVVPWQRKRILLSLSSNKKTTTKFGTCDKKETTALSVISEAPSSSNSNGNAKEAAPKLRGNSSASPLLMVAGSDIEGTQTEIERKNEEPPEVSQLFAFLQVLTAAFGSFAHGGNDVSNAIGPLIALWAVYAEGSAKQEAETPLLILLYGGLGISTGLWVWGRRVIQTLGQDLARITPTTGFTIEVGAAVTVLLASKAGLPVSTTHCKVGSVVCVGWASRGGEGVSWKLFRNIAFAWLITVPVAGCLSAGCMAIFKEIISL, encoded by the exons atgagTATACCATATGATGAGAATTTGATATGGATAGTAGTGGTTGGATTCATAGTGGCCTTTATTTTGGCATTTGGAATCGGAGCTAATGATGTTGCAAATAGTTTTGGAACAAGTGTTGGTGCAGGAGTACTTACAATATTCCAAGCTTGCATTTTGGCAACAATCTTTGAAATTGCTGGAGCTGTACTCATTGGCTATaaa GTTTCTGATACTATGAGGAAAGGTATATTAAATGTGACATTATATGAAGGCcatgaaaaagaattaatgGTAGGAGCATTATCTAGTTTAGCTGGATCTGGTATCTGGTTAATACTAGCAACAGCATTGCGATTACCTATTTCTGGAACACATTCCATTGTTGGTGCTACAGTTGGTTTCTCACTTGTGTGTAAAGGTACTGCAGGG GTCAAGTGGGTAGCTCTTGCAAACATAGCAGCATCTTGGTTTGCAAGCCCTGTACTTAGCGGAATTGTATCAGGTGCTATATTTTGGGTTCTAAGAAAATCAGTACTTCAATCTAGTAAGCCTTTAGAACAAGGTCTTTATATTCTCCCATTAGCATATGGACTTACTATTGCTATTAATGTTATATCAGTTGCACATGATGGACCTaaac TTTTGATGTTAGATCGAGTGCCATGGTGGGGTAGTGTACTTGCTGCATTAGGTTGTGGCTTATTTTCAGCTgcaattgtttatttattcgttgtaCCATGGCAAAGGAAAAGGATATTACTTTCATTAAGTAGCAACAAAAAAACAACAACTAAGTTTGGTACCtgtgataaaaaagaaacaacagCATTATCTGTTATTTCTGAAGCTCCAAGTAGTAGTAATAGCAATGGTAATGCAAAAGAAGCAGCACCAAAATTACGTGGCAATAGCAGTGCCAGCCCTCTTTTAATGGTAGCAGGATCAGATATTGAAGGAACTCAAactgaaattgaaagaaaaaacgaagaacCACCAGAAGTATCTCAACTCTTTGCTTTTTTGCAAGTATTAACTGCAGCATTTGGCAGTTTTGCTCATGGTGGTAATGATGTCAGTAATGCAATTGGTCCACTTATTGCACTCTGGGCTGTGTATGCAGAGGGATCAGCTAAGCAAGAAGCAGAAACCCCACTGCTTATATTACTTTATGGTGGTTTAGGAATATCGACTGGTCTTTGGGTATGGGGACGTAGAGTAATACAAACTTTAGGACAAGATTTAGCACGGATTACACCAACTACTGGATTTACTATAGAG gtAGGAGCAGCAGTAACAGTTTTGTTGGCAAGTAAGGCTGGTTTACCTGTGTCAACAACTCATTGTAAAGTGGGATCTGTTGTCTGTGTGGGATGGGCTTCGCGAGGTGGTGAGGGAGTTTCGTGGAAGTTATTTCGCAATATTGCATTTGCATGGTTAATTACGGTGCCAGTGGCTGGCTGCTTGTCTGCAGGATGTATGGCTATCTTTAAGGAAATAATTAGTTTGTGA
- the LOC139986767 gene encoding cytochrome b-c1 complex subunit 7, which translates to MASLVRYIIRKYPNIQKWAYNSSGFNKYGLYKDDLLWEDEDVLEALRRLPPHLVEERNFRIIRATQLDVEHKILPKEQWTKWEEDVEYLTPYVEEVRREQAERAKWDAE; encoded by the exons ATGGCTAGTCTGGTTAGATACATAATACGAAAATATC CAAACATACAAAAGTGGGCATATAATTCTAGTGGATTTAATAAGTATg gTTTATATAAAGATGACCTTTTGTGGGAGGATGAAGATGTATTAGAAGCATTACGGCGACTACCACCTCATTTAGTAGAAGAACGTAATTTCCGAATTATCAGAGCCACACAGTTAGATGTTGAACATAAGATTTTACCAAAAGAACAATGGACTAAATGGGAAGAG GATGTAGAATACCTTACACCCTATGTAGAGGAAGTAAGAAGAGAACAAGCAGAGAGAGCAAAATGGGATGCAgagtaa
- the Tango11 gene encoding transport and golgi organization 11 isoform X1, which produces MTYLFIMSKAHSPTVFNGEADNFYDPNFTLDINKRMRVPKSIRVSGDYTEEEIADTNGSSWNQIVAGDKFEMHVPDRILVVGQEQHVGTRAPPREITLENAVLPPEAGMVRVQTPPRILTLDDHYFPAVDEEEPNSYPTETKDSLSSKSHGQYSTETQIVTYAREQAPSYNALNVSLPPSEEIQHLRRQVGKLNRRVMAIELEMLQRQQREKILYALTLTYLILKAFSWLTRN; this is translated from the exons atgacttatttat ttaTAATGTCAAAAGCACATAGTCCTACTGTTTTTAATGGAGAGGCTGACAATTTTTATGACCCAAattttactttggatattAACAAAAGGATGCGTGTACCAAAAAGTATTCGTGTGAGTGGCGACTAcacagaagaagaaatagcTGATACCAATGGTTCTAGCTGGAATCAGATTGTTGCAGgagataaatttgaaatgcaTGTTCCAGACAGAATTTTAGTTGTTG gACAAGAACAACATGTTGGAACTAGAGCACCACCAAGAGAAATTACATTAGAAAATGCTGTTTTACCACCTGAAGCAGGCATGGTTAGAGTGCAG ACTCCACCAAGGATTTTGACACTGGATGACCATTATTTTCCGGCAGTTGATGAAGAAGAACCGAATTCATACCCAACAGAAACTAAGGATTCATTATCATCTAAATCACATGGACAATATTCTACAGAAACACAAATAGTTACGTATGCAAG aGAACAGGCACCCTCATATAATGCACTTAATGTTTCTCTTCCACCTAGTGAAGAGATACAACATTTACGTCGACAAGTAGGGAAATTAAATCGTCGAGTAATGGCAATCGAACTTGAGATGTTACAACGtcaacaaagagaaaaaattttatatgcgTTAACATTAACGTATTTAATTCTTAAAGCTTTTTCATGGTTGACCAGAAACTGA
- the LOC139986763 gene encoding EF-hand domain-containing protein 1 codes for MENLPLIPGYTFQDPNIKDYRLLQKFHFLNGYRVVRDRHSGIGGRPIDIASSAYVKEEDSVHYDPSLTYGRVKEYAHRQFIPHYALFAQKCLCFKAFFRQGVFNSPDEHFRIRYVNIIYHLEDDTVCVNEPAIDNVGFQQGKLVRRDKIIKNINGDTFHWKDFNVGIDVCIYGVVYHIIDCDLFTREYLNSQGIDVGDKEEPPVDPYTELRLSKQKTLTCITKISDDVRRRFLEYDKMVLLFTATWDDDIYQIMYFLTDDTIAVREVQKPNSGKDPVPMLLKRMKVPKDWKNLPSTYPAAYMEYGDPEIIEYYTPSDFLIGGTVFIFNRRFFLHDCDSFTRKYYSDMLGITQPEAIPFPTKDVIAASEYKPPPHIIFGTPEDTYVSCLSFTPEPPKKDVIRQLLNFPKKLRYSMKIDMVHPEDKSRDFILEYSLSDGTVLVQELQKRNSGRREGCFLKATLVAKPKTGRDNPEYYTPQDFYVGAKINIFNHYFIITGADLFVYRYIEANPEKFPQKVRDNIRNYLVKQNLLSADIRTETKKIQDNEEAKLQSLEPSRETVARDIDMKQCIKDFEIQTKCRYEGEHGELRPRTPPPEELCPDLITNNKQPSHQDPKTFTENKVKK; via the exons atGGAAAATCTACCACTTATACCAGGCTATACATTTCAAGATCCAAAT ATCAAAGACTATAggttattacaaaaatttcattttttaaatggttATCGTGTAGTACGTGATAGACACAGTGGTATCGGAGGAAGACCAATAGATATTGCATCTAGTGCTTATGTAAAAGAAGAGGATTCTGTACA ttaTGATCCATCATTAACATATGGTCGTGTAAAGGAATATGCACATCGACAATTCATTCCACACTATGCGCTATTTGCGCAGAAATGCCTCTGCTTTAAAGCATTTTTTCGTCAAGGAGTTTTTAATTCTCCAGATGAACATTTTCGTATACGttatgttaatataatatatcatttgGAGGATGATACTGTATGTGTAAATGAGCCTGCAATTGATAATGTCGGCTTTCAGCAAGGAAAGCTTGTTAGAcgtgataaaattataaaaaatataaatggcGACACATTTCATTGGAAAGATTTTAATGTTGGAATTGACGTAT GTATTTATGGCGTAGTCTATCATATTATTGATTGCGATCTATTTACTAGAGAGTATTTAAATAGCCAAGGTATAGATGTTGGAGATAAGGAAGAACCTCCTGTAGATCCTTATACAGAACTGAGATTGAGCAAGCAGAAAACATTAACttgtattacaaaaatatcagATGATGTTAGACGACGATTTTTAGAATATGATAAAATGGTATTATTGTTCACTGCAACTTGGGATGACGATATTTATCAGATTATGTATTTCTTGACGGACGATACGATCGCTGTTCGTGAAGTACAAAAACCGAATAGCGGGAAAGATCCGGTACCAATGCtattaaaaagaatgaaagTGCCAAAGGATTGGAAAAATTTGCCATCAACTTATCCTGCTGCATATATGGAATATGGCGATCCAGAGATCATTGAATACTATACACCAAGTGACTTTTTA ATAGGTGGTACAGTTTTTATATTCAATCGACGATTTTTTTTGCATGACTGTGACTCCTTCACacgaaaatattattcagATATGTTAGGAATAACGCAACCGGAAGCAATTCCTTTTCCAACAAAAGATGTTATAGCTGCATCAGAGTATAAACCTCCACCACATATAATCTTCGGTACACCTGAAGATACTTACGTTTCTTGTCTATCATTTACACCGGAACCACCTAAGAAAGATGTCATTCGACAACTTCTTAATTTCCCTAAAAAACTACGTTATTCTATGAAAATAGACATGGTACATCCGGAGGATAAAAGTCGCGACTTTATTTTAGAATACAGTTTAAGTGACGGTACTGTACTCGTACAGGAACTTCAAAAACGTAATTCAGGACGTCGCGAAGGTTGTTTCTTAAAAGCAACATTGGTTGCAAAACCAAAGACTGGAAGAGATAATCCAGAATATTATACCCCTCAAGATTTCTATGTCGgtgcaaaaattaatatttttaatcattatttcataataactGGCGCTGATCTCTTTGTGTATCGTTACATTGAGGCGAATCCTGAAAAGTTTCCACAAAAAGTACGAGATaatattcgtaattatttAGTTAAGCAAAATTTACTTTCCGCCGATATAAGGacagaaacgaaaaaaattcAGGATAATGAAGAAGCAAAATTGCAATCGCTTGAACCGTCTAGAGAGACCGTTGCAAGAGATATTGATATGAAACAATGTATAAAGGATTTTGAAATTCAAACTAAATGTCGATATGAAGGAGAACATGGTGAATTACGACCACGCACACCACCACCAGAAGAACTTTGTCCagatttaataacaaataataaacaacCATCTCATCAAGATCCAAAGACATTTACTGAAAACAAagtaaaaaagtaa
- the Tango11 gene encoding transport and golgi organization 11 isoform X2, which produces MTYLFIMSKAHSPTVFNGEADNFYDPNFTLDINKRMRVPKSIRVSGDYTEEEIADTNGSSWNQIVAGDKFEMHVPDRILVVGQEQHVGTRAPPREITLENAVLPPEAGMVRVQTPPRILTLDDHYFPAVDEEEPNSYPTETKDSLSSKSHGQYSTETQIVTEQAPSYNALNVSLPPSEEIQHLRRQVGKLNRRVMAIELEMLQRQQREKILYALTLTYLILKAFSWLTRN; this is translated from the exons atgacttatttat ttaTAATGTCAAAAGCACATAGTCCTACTGTTTTTAATGGAGAGGCTGACAATTTTTATGACCCAAattttactttggatattAACAAAAGGATGCGTGTACCAAAAAGTATTCGTGTGAGTGGCGACTAcacagaagaagaaatagcTGATACCAATGGTTCTAGCTGGAATCAGATTGTTGCAGgagataaatttgaaatgcaTGTTCCAGACAGAATTTTAGTTGTTG gACAAGAACAACATGTTGGAACTAGAGCACCACCAAGAGAAATTACATTAGAAAATGCTGTTTTACCACCTGAAGCAGGCATGGTTAGAGTGCAG ACTCCACCAAGGATTTTGACACTGGATGACCATTATTTTCCGGCAGTTGATGAAGAAGAACCGAATTCATACCCAACAGAAACTAAGGATTCATTATCATCTAAATCACATGGACAATATTCTACAGAAACACAAATAGTTAC aGAACAGGCACCCTCATATAATGCACTTAATGTTTCTCTTCCACCTAGTGAAGAGATACAACATTTACGTCGACAAGTAGGGAAATTAAATCGTCGAGTAATGGCAATCGAACTTGAGATGTTACAACGtcaacaaagagaaaaaattttatatgcgTTAACATTAACGTATTTAATTCTTAAAGCTTTTTCATGGTTGACCAGAAACTGA
- the Ythdf gene encoding YTH domain-containing family protein, which yields MSTGLAGAVSNQRMKGQTNSQVSNGPKEHQQQPQTEHAGGEDTGFDSWRGGNSTHHSSYPIGTGDPYSPYYASTSFPYQTFGAGDGTWSNGTDPVAFLSGYGGQIGHDAYGMDGMFSASAGGGFSTFGQPAFNYFHGNGDFSAWGTPRKTRYEDYYQAPRGNENYPTPSSAEIKTIEQSVQGLSLGSGEVPRQEQTSSNQSIKPEAKEPRKITWASVASQPAKPVPPLSSSQGMKKKAGMPPPPIVPGKHNMDIGTWGEGKSSAPPPTAPPPPQVQPPVPPPPPLAQRQRPPPPPPCWNRQPTTPPSPPQSQIHMPPQQQHQHQQQQQQQQQQQQQQQQQQQQQQLQPQQQQITQSQSHPVLDKLKVKNDYNPVEFDETAPGARFFVIKSYSEDDIHRSIKYEIWCSTEHGNKRLDQAYKEASCEGAPLYLFFSVNGSGHFCGMAQMVSPVDYKSNSSVWSQDKWKGQFRVRWIYVKDVPNVQLRHIRLENNENKPVTNSRDAQEVPHAKGITVLRILHTYRHSTSIFDDFGHYERKQAEEDQRKAPSNAIQHHHSSNHRNRGHSDLSRDHHPHQSHLHHQRKDRDGGRGRGRGGSRQ from the exons ATGTCAACTGGATTGGCAGGTGCTGTTTCAAATCAG CGGATGAAAGGACAAACTAACAGTCAAG TGAGCAATGGTCCTAAAGAACACCAGCAGCAACCACAGACAGAACATGCTGGTGGAGAAGATACTGGATTTGATTCATGGAGAGGAGGCAATAGTACACATCACTCTAGTTATCCAATTGGAACTGGTGATCCATATAGTCCTTACTATGCAAGTACTTCATTCCCTTATCAAACATTTGGTGCTGGGGATGGTACTTGGTCAAATGGAACAGACCCCGTTGCGTTTCTTTCTGGCTATGGAGGTCAAATAGGTCACGATGCATATGGCATGGATGGAATGTTTTCTGCTAGTGCAGGAGGTGGTTTTAGTACATTTGGTCAGCctgcttttaattattttcatggaAATGGTGATTTTAGTGCTTGGGGCACTCCAAGAAAAACACGCTATGAAGATTATTATCAGGCTCCACGTGGAAATGAAAACTATCCAACACCTAGTAGCGCAGAAATTAAGACTATTGAACAAAGTGTGCAAGGCTTGTCACTAGGAAGTGGCGAAGTTCCACGTCAAGAACAAACTTCATCTAATCAATCAATAAAACCAGAAGCTAAAGAACCTAGAAAGATAACATGGGCCAGTGTTGCAAGTCAACCTGCAAAGCCTGTTCCTCCACTTTCATCTTCTCAAGGAATGAAGAAAAAGGCTGGAATGCCACCACCACCTATTGTGCCAGGGAAGCACAATATGGACATTGGAACATGGGGTGAAGGTAAATCTTCTGCACCTCCTCCAACAGCACCTCCGCCACCACAAGTACAGCCTCCTGTTCCACCACCTCCGCCATTGGCTCAGAGACAGAgacctcctcctcctccaccaTGTTGGAATAGACAACCTACAACACCTCCATCACCACCACAATCACAAATTCATATGCCCCCACAACAACAGCACCAACaccaacagcagcagcagcaacaacaacaacagcagcagcagcaacagcagcagcaacaacaacagcaactgCAGCCACAACAGCAGCAAATTACACAATCACAGTCGCATCCTGTCTTAGATAAGCTGAAAGTGAAGAATGATTATAATCCTGTAGAATTTGATGAAACTGCTCCTGGAGCTAGGTTTTTTGTAATCAAGTCTTACTCTGAAGATGATATTCATAGATCCATTAAATATGAGATTTGGTGCAGTACTGAGCATGGTAATAAAAGATTGGATCAAGCATATAAAGAAGCCAGTTGTGAAGGTGCGCCTTtatatttgttcttttctGTCAATGGATCTGGTCACTTTTGTGGTATGGCACAAATGGTATCACCTGTTGATTATAAGAGCAATAGCTCTGTATGGTCTCAAGATAAATGGAAAGGTCAATTTCGTGTACGTTGGATTTATGTTAAAGATGTTCCTAATGTGCAACTTCGTCACATTAGACTagaaaacaatgaaaataaacCAGTGACTAATTCAAGGGATGCACAGGAAGTCCCTCATGCAAAAGGCATAACAGTGTTACGTATATTACATACGTATCGACATTCAACTAGCATTTTTGATGACTTTGGACATTATGAACGTAAACAAGCAGAAGAAGATCAACGTAAGGCTCCATCAAATGCTATACAACATCATCATTCTTCCAATCATAGAAATAGAGGACATTCAGATTTATCAAGGGATCATCATCCTCATCAATCTCATTTACATCATCAACGCAAA GATCGGGATGGTGGTCGTGGTAGAGGCAGAGGAGGCTCACGCCAGTAG
- the Tango11 gene encoding transport and golgi organization 11 isoform X3 encodes MSKAHSPTVFNGEADNFYDPNFTLDINKRMRVPKSIRVSGDYTEEEIADTNGSSWNQIVAGDKFEMHVPDRILVVGQEQHVGTRAPPREITLENAVLPPEAGMVRVQTPPRILTLDDHYFPAVDEEEPNSYPTETKDSLSSKSHGQYSTETQIVTYAREQAPSYNALNVSLPPSEEIQHLRRQVGKLNRRVMAIELEMLQRQQREKILYALTLTYLILKAFSWLTRN; translated from the exons ATGTCAAAAGCACATAGTCCTACTGTTTTTAATGGAGAGGCTGACAATTTTTATGACCCAAattttactttggatattAACAAAAGGATGCGTGTACCAAAAAGTATTCGTGTGAGTGGCGACTAcacagaagaagaaatagcTGATACCAATGGTTCTAGCTGGAATCAGATTGTTGCAGgagataaatttgaaatgcaTGTTCCAGACAGAATTTTAGTTGTTG gACAAGAACAACATGTTGGAACTAGAGCACCACCAAGAGAAATTACATTAGAAAATGCTGTTTTACCACCTGAAGCAGGCATGGTTAGAGTGCAG ACTCCACCAAGGATTTTGACACTGGATGACCATTATTTTCCGGCAGTTGATGAAGAAGAACCGAATTCATACCCAACAGAAACTAAGGATTCATTATCATCTAAATCACATGGACAATATTCTACAGAAACACAAATAGTTACGTATGCAAG aGAACAGGCACCCTCATATAATGCACTTAATGTTTCTCTTCCACCTAGTGAAGAGATACAACATTTACGTCGACAAGTAGGGAAATTAAATCGTCGAGTAATGGCAATCGAACTTGAGATGTTACAACGtcaacaaagagaaaaaattttatatgcgTTAACATTAACGTATTTAATTCTTAAAGCTTTTTCATGGTTGACCAGAAACTGA